From a region of the Impatiens glandulifera chromosome 4, dImpGla2.1, whole genome shotgun sequence genome:
- the LOC124933929 gene encoding exocyst complex component EXO84C, with product MESSEDEDDFPAIESVTPQAKIDSIYQSKTEKEIRKLCFDLLDLKDAVENLCGNSRTKYLAFLRLSEEVVETEHELNELRKHISGQGILVQDLMTGVCHELDQWNSLLQDDKHVENSNVDDTLSNEGQDYDVIFLENIDVLLAEHKVFEAIEALDAEEKSHPQLKILVDASSVESGYKPAFLKRKEILENQLVGIIEQPMVGRSEKKKALCGLLKLGKGSMAHQFLLQTYVSSLQKSIEEFLPLCSSYPETYSATLSNLIFSRISLLAKESAEIFGNNPIYSNKVIRWAECEIEALVRLVKENAPLSETVYALRAASICIQASLTHCSTLESQGIKLSELLLVLFKSYIEEIFELNFRRARKTVLTFDSTEDPESLSLSPRFAYSLSSFALSSGNSTIDSGMRFIFTVKELVEQLTPQVILHFGGNILTRISQLFDKYVDALIKALAGPSEDENLLELKEISPFRAETDAEQLALLGTAFTVAEELLPMVVSRIWSALNEKGEVATENIGSTTNTTELKDWRRHLQHSLDKLRDHFCRQYVLNFIYSRDGRTRLDAQIYLIEKKGDKENLFWNSDPLPSLPFQALFGKLQQLATVAGDVLPGKEKIQKILLARLTETVVMWLSNEQEFWGVLEDESTRLQPIGLQQLILDMHFTVEIARYAGYPSRHIHQLASAIIARAIRTFADRGIDPQSSLPEDEWFGETAKNAINKLLHGGSGSETSEIDEDHLIIQEGEEEEEEEVEEGHMMSDSEEGSPSSLSSEDYSDSFASAQTGELEDPSDLSDQEG from the exons ATGGAGAGCAGTGAAGATGAAGACGATTTCCCTGCGATTGAATCCGTAACTCCTCAAGCCAAAATTGACTCTATATATCAGTCCAAGACTGAGAAG GAAATCAGAAAGCTGTGCTTTGATCTTCTGGATTTAAAAGATGCGGTGGAGAATTTATGTGGTAATTCACGCACAAAGTACTTGGCTTTCTTGAG ACTATCAGAAGAAGTTGTAGAAACAGAGCACGAGTTGAATGAACTACGGAAGCATATATCTGGTCAAGGAATTCTTGTCCAGGATTTGATGACTGGAGTATGCCATGAATTGGATCAGTGGAATTCTCTCCTTCAGGACGATAAACATGTTGAAAACTCTAATGTTGAcgataccttgtcaaatgaagGTCAAGATTATGATGTGATATTTTTGGAGAATATTGATGTTCTCTTGGCTGAGCATAAAGTATTTGAAGCTATTGAAGCATTGGATGCTGAAGAGAAAAGTCATCCTCAGTTGAAAATCTTGGTAGATGCTTCATCAGTTGAGTCCGGTTATAAACCTGCTTTTCTGAAAAGGAAGGAAATCCTGGAAAACCAATTGGTCGGGATCATTGAGCAGCCTATGGTTGGTAGATCTGAGAAGAAGAAAGCCCTTTGTGGTTTGCTTAAGCTTGGAAAAGGCTCAATGGCCCATCAGTTTCTGCTGCAAACTTATGTTTCATCCTTGCAGAAAAGCATTGAGGAGTTTCTTCCACTATGTTCCAGTTACCCAGAAACATATTCAGCCACATTATCTAATCTCATATTCTCTAGAATATCATTGTTGGCAAAAGAATCTGCTGAAATTTTTGGAAACAATCCCATATACAGTAACAAAGTAATTCGATGGGCAGAATGTGAAATTGAAGCACTTGTACGATTGGTTAAAGAGAATGCACCTTTGTCCGAAACAGTTTATGCCTTGCGCGCTGCTAGCATCTGCATTCAGGCTAGCCTTACACATTGTTCCACATTGGAATCACAAGGAATAAAGTTGTCAGAGTTACTTCTGGTCCTTTTCAAATCATATATTGAGGAAatctttgaattaaattttaggCGGGCTAGGAAAACCGTTCTAACCTTCGATTCGACCGAAGATCCTGAAAGCTTGTCATTGTCACCTCGCTTTGCCTATTCATTGTCGTCTTTTGCTTTATCATCTGGTAATTCGACAATCGACAGTGGAATGAGGTTTATTTTTACTGTCAAG GAATTGGTGGAGCAGCTAACTCCTCAAGTCATTTTGCACTTTGGAGGAAACATATTGACGAGAATCTCACAGCTTTTTGATAAATATGTGGATGCCTTAATTAAGGCTTTAGCTGGTCCCTCTGAAGATGAGAACCTATTAGAGTTGAAAGAGATTTCACCTTTTAGAGCTGAAACAGATGCTGAGCAGCTTGCTCTATTGGGTACAGCTTTCACTGTTGCTGAGGAATTATTGCCTATGGTTGTATCCAGAATTTGGAGTGCATTGAATGAAAAAGGAGAAGTTGCTACTGAAAATATTGGATCTACTACAAACACTACGGAACTTAAGGACTGGAGGCGCCATCTTCAACATTCATTAGACAAACTCCGCGATCACTTCTGTAGACAATACGTTTTGAATTTCATATACTCCAGAGATGGAAGAACACGGCTAGATGCACAAATTTATCTAATTGAGAAAAAGGGAGATAAAGAAAATCTATTTTGGAATTCAGACCCTCTACCCTCTCTACCATTCCAG GCATTGTTTGGGAAACTGCAACAATTGGCAACAGTAGCTGGAGACGTTTTGCCtggaaaagaaaaaatacaGAAAATTTTGCTAGCAAGGCTGACCGAGACAGTTGTAATGTGGCTTTCTAACGAACAGGAGTTCTGGGGTGTGTTGGAGGATGAATCCACTCGGCTTCAGCCTATAGGGTTGCAACAG CTGATTCTGGATATGCACTTCACAGTTGAAATAGCACGATATGCTGGATACCCTTCACGGCACATCCATCAACTGGCTTCAGCCATCATTGCTCGTGCGATCAGGACATTTGCGGACAGAGGCATCGACCCACAGAG TTCACTTCCTGAGGATGAATGGTTTGGGGAAACAGCTAAGAATGCAATAAACAAGCTGTTACATGGTGGTTCTGGTTCAGAAACTTCAGAAATTGATGAAGATCACTTGATTATTCAAGAgggggaggaggaggaggaggaggaggtggaAGAGGGGCATATGATGTCGGATTCGGAGGAGGGTTCTCCTTCTTCTCTATCGAGCGAGGATTACTCGGATTCTTTTGCATCAGCCCAGACGGGCGAACTTGAAGATCCTTCGGATTTGTCAGATCAGGAAGGGTGA